In one Grus americana isolate bGruAme1 chromosome 1, bGruAme1.mat, whole genome shotgun sequence genomic region, the following are encoded:
- the PCDH8 gene encoding protocadherin-8 isoform X2, which translates to MSPLRLLAVACVLTLSCCKTVRYRTDEEGAPGTVIGTLADEMPVKAPGEMSFRLMRQFSNSSLVRVREEDGQLSIGEAGLDRERLCGQAPQCVLAFDVVSCWRERYRLVHVELEVRDINDNAPRFPHAQMALEVSESAAPGTRLPLEVAVDEDVGSNSIQSFQVSLNSHFGVEAQTRADGARCADLVLLQELDRERQPSYTLELVAKDGGSPARSGTATVHVRVLDANDNSPAFAQGSVTVELPEDAPPGSLLLDLDAADPDEGPNGEVVYAFGSQVPPEARRLFRLDPRSGRLTLEATVDYERTRTYELDVRAQDRGASPRAATCTVIVRLADVNDNAPRISISALRGATSAAGVAYVSEAAASESFVALVSASDRDSGANGQVRCSLRGHDHFALQRAYEDSYMIVTTAALDRERIPEYNLTVVAEDLGSPPFKTVRQYTVRVSDENDNAPLFAKPLYEVAVPENNPPGAYITTVVARDPDLGHNGKVTYRLLETQVMGAPISTYVSVDPATGAIYALRTFNYEILKQLDLRIQATDGGSPQLSSSTLVKVRMVDQNDNPPVIIHPVLTNGSVEIGVSSKTSRDSLVAQIKAQDADDGANAELTFAFLEEPQQDLFTINPSTGDIVLRGDLSEELGQLFKVILTVTDNGRPPLATTATVNFLVTATAPSSIQEIAKPSSWEGKALQWDIPLIVIIVLAGSCTLLLVAIITIATTCNRRKKGNEIKTNTSLKEQIDISHLEKGRQEDGSQRGNMFEVRTFPSKTSFTSPDPSPAAEEIATESGSDSTCLYDGQKRLRGPNGEGFAAASSYGKEPAPPVAIWKGHSFNTISGREAEKFSGKDSGKGDSDFNDSDSDISGDALKKDLITHMQNGLWACTAECKILGHSDRCWSPSCGRANPHPSPHPSAPLSTFCKSTSLPRDPLRRDNFYQAQLPKTVGLQSVYEKVLHRDFDRTITLLSPPRPARLPDLQEIGVPLYPAPSTRYLGPQTDTAEKV; encoded by the exons ATGAGCCCCCTGCGGCTGCTGGCTGTCGCCTGCGTGCTGACCCTGTCCTGCTGCAAGACGGTGAGGTACCGCACCGATGAGGAGGGCGCGCCGGGCACGGTGATCGGTACGCTGGCCGATGAGATGCCGGTGAAGGCGCCGGGAGAGATGAGCTTCCGCCTGATGCGGCAGTTCAGCAACAGCTCGCTGGTGAGGGTGCGGGAGGAGGATGGGCAGCTGAGCATCGGTGAAGCGGGGCTGGACCGGGAGCGGCTGTGCGGGCAGGCCCCCCAGTGCGTCCTGGCCTTCGACGTGGTGAGCTGCTGGCGGGAGCGCTACCGCCTGGTGCACGTGGAGCTGGAGGTGCGTGACATCAATGACAATGCCCCACGCTTCCCCCATGCCCAGATGGCACTGGAGGTGTCAGAGAGTGCCGCACCTGGCACTCGCCTCCCGCTGGAGGTGGCTGTGGATGAGGACGTGGGCTCCAACTCCATCCAGAGCTTCCAGGTCTCCCTCAACAGCCACTTTGGCGTGGAGGCACAGACACGGGCGGATGGGGCCCGGTGCGCTGACCTGGTgctgctccaggagctggaCCGTGAGCGCCAGCCCTCCTACACGCTGGAGCTTGTGGCCAAGGATGGTGGCAGCCCGGCACGCTCAGGCACAGCCACTGTGCACGTCCGCGTCCTCGATGCCAACGATAACAGCCCTGCCTTCGCCCAGGGCTCCGTCACAGTGGAGCTGCCCGAGGATGCGCCGCCCGGCTCCTTGCTGCTTGACCTGGATGCTGCCGACCCTGACGAGGGCCCCAATGGCGAAGTGGTCTATGCCTTTGGCAGCCAGGTGCCCCCTGAGGCACGACGGCTCTTCCGCCTCGACCCGCGCTCGGGCCGCCTCACGCTGGAGGCCACCGTGGACTACGAACGTACCCGTACCTACGAGCTGGATGTGCGTGCCCAGGACCGTGGCGCCAGCCCCCGTGCCGCCACCTGCACCGTCATTGTGCGCCTCGCCGACGTCAACGACAACGCGCCACGCATAAGCATCAGCGCCCTCCGTGGCGCCACCAGTGCTGCTGGTGTGGCCTATGTCAGTGAAGCAGCAGCCAGTGAGAGCTTTGTGGCCCTCGTCAGCGCCTCAGACCGTGACTCGGGCGCCAACGGGCAGGTGCGCTGCAGCCTCCGTGGCCACGACCACTTCGCCCTACAGCGTGCCTACGAAGACAGCTACATGATTGTCACCACGGCAGCACTGGACCGCGAGCGCATCCCTGAGTACAACCTCACCGTGGTGGCCGAGGACCTGGGCTCACCACCCTTCAAGACCGTCCGGCAATACACAGTGCGGGTGAGCGATGAGAATGACAATGCACCGCTCTTCGCCAAGCCCCTCTATgaggtggccgtgccagagaaCAACCCACCGGGTGCCTACATAACCACCGTGGTGGCCCGCGACCCTGATCTTGGCCACAATGGTAAGGTCACCTATCGGCTCCTGGAGACACAGGTCATGGGGGCTCCCATCTCCACCTACGTCTCAGTAGACCCTGCCACTGGGGCCATCTATGCCCTCAGGACATTCAACTATGAGATCCTCAAGCAGCTGGACCTGAGGATCCAGGCCACTGATGGAGGCTCCccacagctctccagcagcaccctTGTCAAAGTGAGGATGGTGGACCAGAACGACAACCCTCCTGTCATCATCCACCCGGTGCTCACCAATGGATCAGTGGAAATCGGCGTGTCCAGCAAGACCTCCCGTGACTCCCTGGTGGCCCAGATCAAAGCTCAAGATGCAGATGACGGGGCCAATGCCGAGCTCACGTTTGCCTTCCTGGAAGAGCCCCAGCAGGACCTTTTCACCATCAACCCAAGTACCGGGGACATTGTGCTGAGGGGCGACCTCTCTGAAGAGCTGGGACAGCTGTTCAAGGTCATCCTGACTGTGACAGACAATGGCAGACCCCCCCTGGCCACGACCGCCACGGTCAACTTCCTGGTGACCGCCACTGCTCCTTCCAGTATTCAGGAGATAGCCAAGCCCAGCTCCTGGGAAGGAAAGGCTTTGCAGTGGGACATCCCTCTGATTGTGATCATCGTCCTGGCGGGCAGCTGCACCCTCCTCCTGGTGGCTATAATCACCATTGCCACCACCTGCAACAGGCGCAAGAAGGGGAATGAGATCAAAACCAACACTTCCTTGAAGGAGCAGATAGACATCTCCCACCTGGAGAAGGGCCGGCAGGAGGATGGCAGCCAGAGGGGGAATATGTTTGAGGTACGAACCTTTCCCAGCAAAACCTCTTTCACCAGCCCTGACCCTTCTCCAGCTGCCGAAGAGATCGCCACCGAGAGTGGCAGCGACAGCACTTGCCTCTACGATGGTCAGAAGAGGCTCAGAGGACCGAACGGGGAG ggTTTTGCTGCCGCTTCGAGCTATGGCAAGGAGCCTGCTCCCCCCGTGGCCATTTGGAAGGGGCACTCGTTCAACACCATCTCTGGCCGAGAGGCAGAGAAGTTCAGTGGCAAAGACAGCGGCAAAGGTGACAGTGATTTTAATGACAGCGACTCGGATATCAGCGGAGATGCCCTGAAGAAAGATCTCATCACGCACATGCAGAACG GTCTGTGGGCATGCACGGCCGAGTGCAAGATCCTGGGCCACTCGGACCGCTGCTGGAGCCCCTCCTGCGGCCGAGCCAACCCTCACCCTTCTCCCCATCCTTCAGCACCCCTCTCCACCTTCTGCAAGAGCACATCCTTGCCCAGAGATCCCCTTCGCAGGGACAACTTTTATCAAGCCCAGCTGCCGAAAACAGTGGGTCTTCAGAGTGTCTACGAGAAAGTGCTGCACAGGGACTTTGACCGGACAATTACGCTGCTCTCCCCACCACGCCCCGCACGGCTCCCTGACCTTCAGGAGATTGGGGTGCCCCTCTACCCAGCCCCCTCGACTAGATACCTGGGTCCCCAGACTGACACGGCTGAGAAAGTGTAG
- the PCDH8 gene encoding protocadherin-8 isoform X1, protein MSPLRLLAVACVLTLSCCKTVRYRTDEEGAPGTVIGTLADEMPVKAPGEMSFRLMRQFSNSSLVRVREEDGQLSIGEAGLDRERLCGQAPQCVLAFDVVSCWRERYRLVHVELEVRDINDNAPRFPHAQMALEVSESAAPGTRLPLEVAVDEDVGSNSIQSFQVSLNSHFGVEAQTRADGARCADLVLLQELDRERQPSYTLELVAKDGGSPARSGTATVHVRVLDANDNSPAFAQGSVTVELPEDAPPGSLLLDLDAADPDEGPNGEVVYAFGSQVPPEARRLFRLDPRSGRLTLEATVDYERTRTYELDVRAQDRGASPRAATCTVIVRLADVNDNAPRISISALRGATSAAGVAYVSEAAASESFVALVSASDRDSGANGQVRCSLRGHDHFALQRAYEDSYMIVTTAALDRERIPEYNLTVVAEDLGSPPFKTVRQYTVRVSDENDNAPLFAKPLYEVAVPENNPPGAYITTVVARDPDLGHNGKVTYRLLETQVMGAPISTYVSVDPATGAIYALRTFNYEILKQLDLRIQATDGGSPQLSSSTLVKVRMVDQNDNPPVIIHPVLTNGSVEIGVSSKTSRDSLVAQIKAQDADDGANAELTFAFLEEPQQDLFTINPSTGDIVLRGDLSEELGQLFKVILTVTDNGRPPLATTATVNFLVTATAPSSIQEIAKPSSWEGKALQWDIPLIVIIVLAGSCTLLLVAIITIATTCNRRKKGNEIKTNTSLKEQIDISHLEKGRQEDGSQRGNMFEVRTFPSKTSFTSPDPSPAAEEIATESGSDSTCLYDGQKRLRGPNGEQGFAAASSYGKEPAPPVAIWKGHSFNTISGREAEKFSGKDSGKGDSDFNDSDSDISGDALKKDLITHMQNGLWACTAECKILGHSDRCWSPSCGRANPHPSPHPSAPLSTFCKSTSLPRDPLRRDNFYQAQLPKTVGLQSVYEKVLHRDFDRTITLLSPPRPARLPDLQEIGVPLYPAPSTRYLGPQTDTAEKV, encoded by the exons ATGAGCCCCCTGCGGCTGCTGGCTGTCGCCTGCGTGCTGACCCTGTCCTGCTGCAAGACGGTGAGGTACCGCACCGATGAGGAGGGCGCGCCGGGCACGGTGATCGGTACGCTGGCCGATGAGATGCCGGTGAAGGCGCCGGGAGAGATGAGCTTCCGCCTGATGCGGCAGTTCAGCAACAGCTCGCTGGTGAGGGTGCGGGAGGAGGATGGGCAGCTGAGCATCGGTGAAGCGGGGCTGGACCGGGAGCGGCTGTGCGGGCAGGCCCCCCAGTGCGTCCTGGCCTTCGACGTGGTGAGCTGCTGGCGGGAGCGCTACCGCCTGGTGCACGTGGAGCTGGAGGTGCGTGACATCAATGACAATGCCCCACGCTTCCCCCATGCCCAGATGGCACTGGAGGTGTCAGAGAGTGCCGCACCTGGCACTCGCCTCCCGCTGGAGGTGGCTGTGGATGAGGACGTGGGCTCCAACTCCATCCAGAGCTTCCAGGTCTCCCTCAACAGCCACTTTGGCGTGGAGGCACAGACACGGGCGGATGGGGCCCGGTGCGCTGACCTGGTgctgctccaggagctggaCCGTGAGCGCCAGCCCTCCTACACGCTGGAGCTTGTGGCCAAGGATGGTGGCAGCCCGGCACGCTCAGGCACAGCCACTGTGCACGTCCGCGTCCTCGATGCCAACGATAACAGCCCTGCCTTCGCCCAGGGCTCCGTCACAGTGGAGCTGCCCGAGGATGCGCCGCCCGGCTCCTTGCTGCTTGACCTGGATGCTGCCGACCCTGACGAGGGCCCCAATGGCGAAGTGGTCTATGCCTTTGGCAGCCAGGTGCCCCCTGAGGCACGACGGCTCTTCCGCCTCGACCCGCGCTCGGGCCGCCTCACGCTGGAGGCCACCGTGGACTACGAACGTACCCGTACCTACGAGCTGGATGTGCGTGCCCAGGACCGTGGCGCCAGCCCCCGTGCCGCCACCTGCACCGTCATTGTGCGCCTCGCCGACGTCAACGACAACGCGCCACGCATAAGCATCAGCGCCCTCCGTGGCGCCACCAGTGCTGCTGGTGTGGCCTATGTCAGTGAAGCAGCAGCCAGTGAGAGCTTTGTGGCCCTCGTCAGCGCCTCAGACCGTGACTCGGGCGCCAACGGGCAGGTGCGCTGCAGCCTCCGTGGCCACGACCACTTCGCCCTACAGCGTGCCTACGAAGACAGCTACATGATTGTCACCACGGCAGCACTGGACCGCGAGCGCATCCCTGAGTACAACCTCACCGTGGTGGCCGAGGACCTGGGCTCACCACCCTTCAAGACCGTCCGGCAATACACAGTGCGGGTGAGCGATGAGAATGACAATGCACCGCTCTTCGCCAAGCCCCTCTATgaggtggccgtgccagagaaCAACCCACCGGGTGCCTACATAACCACCGTGGTGGCCCGCGACCCTGATCTTGGCCACAATGGTAAGGTCACCTATCGGCTCCTGGAGACACAGGTCATGGGGGCTCCCATCTCCACCTACGTCTCAGTAGACCCTGCCACTGGGGCCATCTATGCCCTCAGGACATTCAACTATGAGATCCTCAAGCAGCTGGACCTGAGGATCCAGGCCACTGATGGAGGCTCCccacagctctccagcagcaccctTGTCAAAGTGAGGATGGTGGACCAGAACGACAACCCTCCTGTCATCATCCACCCGGTGCTCACCAATGGATCAGTGGAAATCGGCGTGTCCAGCAAGACCTCCCGTGACTCCCTGGTGGCCCAGATCAAAGCTCAAGATGCAGATGACGGGGCCAATGCCGAGCTCACGTTTGCCTTCCTGGAAGAGCCCCAGCAGGACCTTTTCACCATCAACCCAAGTACCGGGGACATTGTGCTGAGGGGCGACCTCTCTGAAGAGCTGGGACAGCTGTTCAAGGTCATCCTGACTGTGACAGACAATGGCAGACCCCCCCTGGCCACGACCGCCACGGTCAACTTCCTGGTGACCGCCACTGCTCCTTCCAGTATTCAGGAGATAGCCAAGCCCAGCTCCTGGGAAGGAAAGGCTTTGCAGTGGGACATCCCTCTGATTGTGATCATCGTCCTGGCGGGCAGCTGCACCCTCCTCCTGGTGGCTATAATCACCATTGCCACCACCTGCAACAGGCGCAAGAAGGGGAATGAGATCAAAACCAACACTTCCTTGAAGGAGCAGATAGACATCTCCCACCTGGAGAAGGGCCGGCAGGAGGATGGCAGCCAGAGGGGGAATATGTTTGAGGTACGAACCTTTCCCAGCAAAACCTCTTTCACCAGCCCTGACCCTTCTCCAGCTGCCGAAGAGATCGCCACCGAGAGTGGCAGCGACAGCACTTGCCTCTACGATGGTCAGAAGAGGCTCAGAGGACCGAACGGGGAG cagggTTTTGCTGCCGCTTCGAGCTATGGCAAGGAGCCTGCTCCCCCCGTGGCCATTTGGAAGGGGCACTCGTTCAACACCATCTCTGGCCGAGAGGCAGAGAAGTTCAGTGGCAAAGACAGCGGCAAAGGTGACAGTGATTTTAATGACAGCGACTCGGATATCAGCGGAGATGCCCTGAAGAAAGATCTCATCACGCACATGCAGAACG GTCTGTGGGCATGCACGGCCGAGTGCAAGATCCTGGGCCACTCGGACCGCTGCTGGAGCCCCTCCTGCGGCCGAGCCAACCCTCACCCTTCTCCCCATCCTTCAGCACCCCTCTCCACCTTCTGCAAGAGCACATCCTTGCCCAGAGATCCCCTTCGCAGGGACAACTTTTATCAAGCCCAGCTGCCGAAAACAGTGGGTCTTCAGAGTGTCTACGAGAAAGTGCTGCACAGGGACTTTGACCGGACAATTACGCTGCTCTCCCCACCACGCCCCGCACGGCTCCCTGACCTTCAGGAGATTGGGGTGCCCCTCTACCCAGCCCCCTCGACTAGATACCTGGGTCCCCAGACTGACACGGCTGAGAAAGTGTAG